AGGCGCTCACGCCAGACCTGCTTTCGGAGTAGAGGGCGTGCCGCGCAGCATGGCCGCGGTCTGCTCGGGGGTGGTGTCGTTGATGAAGGCGCCCATGGCGGCCTCGGAACCGGCCAGGAACTTCAGTTTGTCGGCTGCCCTGCGTGGTGAGGTGAGCTCCAGATGGAAGCGGCCGGCCGGGCGCAGGAAGGGATCCAGCGGGGCCTGATGCCAAGCGGCAATGTATGGCGTGGGCGTGTCATAGATGTTGTCCACGGCGCGCAGAAGGTCCAGGTACATCACAGCCAGCTCATCACGCTCCTCATCGTTCAGCGCGGCAAAGTCCGGCACGTGGCGGTGCGGTGTGAGATGAATTTCCAGCGGCATGTGTGCTGCGAAAGGGACATACGCACTGAAGTGCTTGCCCTGGGCGACCATGCGCTCACCGGATGCCGACTCATTCGCGACGATGTCGCCCAATAGCGTTGCTTCGCCGTTGTGCTGGTCGTAGAACTTGCGGGCCGCACTCGCCATGACCTGGCTGCGCGGGGGCACATAGGAGTACGCGTAAATCTGTCCGTGCGGGTGGTGCAGGGTGACGCCGATGTCCTGGCCGCGGTTCTCAAAGGGGAACAC
This genomic interval from Arthrobacter sp. PAMC 25486 contains the following:
- the galT gene encoding galactose-1-phosphate uridylyltransferase, giving the protein MTRATSTRLADGRELIYFDDGGTAKAHSTVDTRPLDTRSEEHTGELRFDALTGDWVAIAAHRQTRTYLPPADQCPLCPTTGNNRSEIPAADYDVAVFENRFPSLGPAVGAIPESPVWGTKGRAFGRCEVVAFTPEHMGSFGGLSTERARTVIDAWAHRTEALSALPGVKQVFPFENRGQDIGVTLHHPHGQIYAYSYVPPRSQVMASAARKFYDQHNGEATLLGDIVANESASGERMVAQGKHFSAYVPFAAHMPLEIHLTPHRHVPDFAALNDEERDELAVMYLDLLRAVDNIYDTPTPYIAAWHQAPLDPFLRPAGRFHLELTSPRRAADKLKFLAGSEAAMGAFINDTTPEQTAAMLRGTPSTPKAGLA